One genomic segment of Streptomyces sp. RKND-216 includes these proteins:
- a CDS encoding GGDEF domain-containing protein encodes MTTAHRTAEEHPAPSSADAYCETCRKPLVDGLTGVLDRHEWDRRATEAVAAARSDGLPVALILVDLDSFKSVNDTYGHLAGDAVLRAVAGVLADVEGGIVGRYGGHAGDEFLILLPGATAAQAVVTARRTQAAVRTLVIPARASRSATVTIDGQTVSMGIAAEQPAARAAVRTGADAVCDLLLDADVGLRAAKRAGGDLVCGADGAPGEAAGSSLPRPRRSRVRRPARPVRGGGAGVPGGGPGADEVRIPLASFGQDARGGPDELVLSSAAAEHLHRVLTEALGRPPSPRVGLP; translated from the coding sequence ATGACCACCGCTCACCGGACGGCCGAGGAACACCCGGCGCCGTCCTCCGCCGACGCGTACTGCGAGACGTGCCGCAAACCCCTCGTCGACGGGCTCACCGGGGTGCTCGACCGGCACGAGTGGGACCGGCGCGCGACGGAGGCCGTCGCGGCCGCGCGGAGCGACGGCCTGCCGGTCGCGCTGATACTCGTCGACCTCGACTCCTTCAAGAGCGTGAACGACACCTACGGCCACCTCGCCGGTGACGCGGTGCTGCGCGCCGTCGCCGGCGTCCTCGCGGACGTCGAGGGCGGCATCGTCGGCCGCTACGGCGGCCACGCGGGCGACGAGTTCCTGATCCTGCTGCCCGGCGCCACGGCCGCCCAGGCTGTCGTCACGGCCCGTCGTACACAGGCCGCGGTACGGACGCTGGTGATCCCGGCGCGTGCCAGCCGCAGCGCGACCGTCACCATCGACGGGCAGACCGTCTCCATGGGCATCGCCGCCGAGCAGCCCGCCGCCCGTGCAGCGGTGCGCACAGGCGCCGACGCCGTCTGCGACCTGCTGCTGGACGCCGACGTCGGCCTGCGGGCCGCGAAGCGGGCCGGCGGCGACCTCGTCTGCGGCGCGGACGGCGCCCCGGGGGAGGCGGCCGGATCGTCGCTGCCGCGGCCCCGGCGCTCCCGTGTCCGGCGGCCGGCGCGACCCGTGCGCGGCGGTGGGGCGGGCGTTCCGGGGGGCGGCCCCGGTGCCGACGAGGTGCGGATACCCCTCGCCTCGTTCGGGCAGGACGCCCGTGGCGGGCCTGACGAACTCGTGCTCAGCTCCGCCGCGGCGGAGCACCTGCACCGGGTGCTCACCGAGGCGCTGGGGCGGCCACCGTCGCCACGCGTCGGGTTACCGTGA
- a CDS encoding helix-turn-helix transcriptional regulator, translating to MPEQEGRPTLAEHLDRLFEDIRPHGAGGRRYTNEEVATAIRGANPGIRVGGAYLSALRKGTKRNPATELLAALARFFGVPVAYFLDDPTAAGADAEIQLARVAHNLGVRHLALRALELSPEGLAAVTRIVENVLEGEPQPPDGTAAPGAEPAPRPQLPPRQVRRRTGDRE from the coding sequence GTGCCCGAGCAGGAGGGGCGACCGACGCTGGCCGAGCACCTGGACCGGCTGTTCGAGGACATCCGACCGCACGGCGCCGGGGGCCGCCGTTACACCAACGAGGAGGTCGCCACGGCGATCCGCGGGGCCAACCCGGGCATCCGGGTGGGCGGCGCCTACCTGTCGGCGCTCCGCAAGGGCACCAAGCGGAATCCCGCCACCGAACTGCTCGCCGCGCTGGCACGGTTCTTCGGCGTACCCGTCGCGTACTTCCTCGACGACCCCACGGCCGCGGGCGCGGACGCCGAGATCCAGCTCGCCCGGGTGGCGCACAACCTGGGCGTGCGCCACCTCGCGCTGCGCGCACTGGAGTTGTCGCCCGAGGGCCTGGCCGCGGTGACCCGGATCGTCGAGAACGTGCTGGAGGGGGAGCCGCAACCGCCCGACGGCACGGCGGCTCCCGGAGCGGAGCCGGCGCCACGCCCGCAGCTGCCGCCGCGCCAGGTCAGGCGGCGGACCGGGGACCGGGAGTGA
- a CDS encoding FAD-dependent monooxygenase, whose protein sequence is MNVTPAPGPPGERTGPGRAVVVGGSIAGMLAAAALAGRADEITVVERDTLPRHPQPRRGLPQAAHVHLFMPGGVRAMERLLPGVTERLEERGARSLAMPTDMLVQSPQGWFPRWPQTHRILLCSRDLLDHVVRRELARQHPHVTVLDGAEALGPTGDARRVTGLRLRTAGGERTLGADLVVDACGRGSRAPAWLAGLGAAVPRETLLDTGLVYATRCYRAPGGTEPFPVVFVQADPRSGVPGRGAVLEPVEGGRWLVTLSGTRGGEPTADPDAFVDFARSLRHPVVGDLIAGAEPLTGVVVTRTTANRRRYFERLSAWPDGFVVVGDAVAAYNPVYGHGMAVAAQGAAALGDTVSAWGLHARGTARRAQRAVARHASAAWDLAVGQDVFYPGATGGRPTVRERLAARFVRRLMYTSTGSGETARAVNDVMTLEKPPASLLRPGVLAAALHGPRAPAPPGPPLTARERAAARLTPGPRSAA, encoded by the coding sequence ATGAACGTGACCCCGGCCCCCGGACCCCCCGGAGAGAGAACCGGCCCCGGCAGGGCGGTCGTCGTGGGCGGCAGCATCGCCGGCATGCTCGCCGCCGCCGCCCTCGCCGGACGGGCCGACGAGATCACCGTCGTGGAACGCGACACCCTGCCCCGGCACCCGCAGCCCCGCCGGGGGCTGCCACAGGCCGCACACGTGCACCTGTTCATGCCGGGTGGCGTGCGGGCGATGGAGCGGCTGCTCCCCGGCGTGACGGAGCGTCTGGAGGAGCGCGGGGCACGGAGCCTGGCGATGCCCACGGACATGCTCGTGCAGTCGCCGCAGGGCTGGTTCCCCCGCTGGCCGCAGACCCACCGCATCCTGCTGTGCAGCCGCGACCTGCTCGACCACGTGGTGCGCCGTGAACTGGCCCGGCAGCACCCCCACGTGACCGTGCTCGACGGCGCGGAGGCGCTCGGCCCCACCGGGGACGCACGTCGCGTCACCGGCCTTCGGCTGCGCACCGCCGGCGGCGAACGCACCCTCGGCGCCGACCTCGTGGTGGACGCCTGCGGGCGCGGGTCCCGCGCCCCCGCCTGGCTCGCCGGGCTGGGGGCCGCGGTCCCGCGGGAGACCCTGCTGGACACCGGCCTGGTCTACGCCACCCGCTGCTACCGGGCACCCGGGGGCACCGAACCCTTCCCCGTCGTCTTCGTCCAGGCCGACCCTCGCTCCGGCGTCCCCGGGCGGGGTGCCGTCCTCGAACCGGTGGAGGGTGGGCGCTGGCTGGTGACGCTCTCCGGGACCCGTGGCGGCGAGCCGACGGCCGATCCGGACGCCTTCGTGGACTTCGCCCGCTCCCTGCGCCATCCCGTCGTGGGAGACCTGATCGCCGGCGCGGAACCGCTCACCGGCGTGGTCGTCACCCGCACCACCGCCAACCGTCGCCGGTACTTCGAGCGGCTGTCCGCGTGGCCCGACGGGTTCGTGGTCGTCGGCGACGCGGTGGCCGCGTACAACCCGGTCTACGGGCACGGCATGGCGGTCGCCGCGCAGGGCGCGGCCGCGCTCGGCGACACGGTCTCCGCGTGGGGCCTGCACGCCCGCGGTACGGCGCGGCGGGCCCAGCGGGCCGTCGCCCGGCACGCCTCCGCCGCCTGGGACCTGGCCGTCGGCCAGGACGTGTTCTACCCGGGCGCCACCGGGGGGCGTCCCACGGTCCGGGAACGGCTCGCCGCCCGCTTCGTCAGACGTCTGATGTACACCTCCACCGGTTCCGGCGAGACGGCCCGGGCTGTCAACGACGTGATGACACTGGAGAAGCCTCCCGCCAGCCTGCTCCGGCCGGGGGTGCTGGCTGCCGCGCTGCACGGCCCGCGTGCGCCCGCCCCACCGGGGCCTCCGCTGACCGCACGGGAGCGGGCCGCCGCGCGGCTCACTCCCGGTCCCCGGTCCGCCGCCTGA
- a CDS encoding MAB_1171c family putative transporter, producing MHALAYYVPAAVAAVAFLCRLPGLVRDRRDPLMLSVGGLLLIAAAVFCLAAPPTIAAVNDVTGIPNFSAPLVYSVLTAFCASCLILVVNWRGGDPRAVRRATRWCLGVYSAVVVALVVLFALAEAPVERLRDLDTYYARTPFMREMIVLYLTAHCVAVVATTVLCWRWVRHIHGWLRAGVVLMVLGYLLNIVYDSVKFAAVLARWTGRDWDWLSTDVAPPVASLSGVVIGMGFLLPMTGQRASARWRAHRTYRRLEPLWRELRDAVPGTGVVRMPRWSPPELLLTQRRADIHDGLLLLTPYFDADLRRRAHATALRYGATPQEADAIADAAVTVVAVQAKTGRPPPFPAAAQGGAPQPFAPERPFDLVEVSGALRHPVVADLRHRADRQESVAAS from the coding sequence GTGCACGCCCTCGCGTACTACGTCCCGGCCGCTGTCGCCGCCGTCGCGTTCCTCTGCCGGCTGCCCGGACTCGTCCGCGACCGGCGCGATCCGCTGATGCTCTCCGTCGGCGGCCTGCTGCTCATCGCCGCCGCCGTGTTCTGCCTCGCCGCACCGCCGACCATCGCCGCAGTCAACGACGTCACCGGCATCCCCAACTTCTCCGCCCCGCTGGTGTACTCGGTGCTCACCGCGTTCTGCGCGAGCTGCCTGATCCTCGTCGTCAACTGGCGCGGCGGGGACCCGCGGGCCGTCCGCCGCGCGACGCGCTGGTGCCTCGGCGTCTACAGCGCGGTCGTCGTGGCCCTGGTGGTGCTGTTCGCACTCGCGGAGGCCCCCGTCGAACGGCTCCGCGACCTCGACACCTACTACGCGCGCACGCCCTTCATGCGCGAGATGATCGTGCTGTACCTCACCGCGCACTGCGTCGCCGTCGTCGCCACCACCGTGCTGTGCTGGCGCTGGGTGCGGCACATCCACGGCTGGCTGCGCGCCGGCGTCGTCCTGATGGTCCTCGGCTACCTGCTGAACATCGTCTACGACTCGGTCAAGTTCGCCGCCGTCCTCGCCCGCTGGACCGGCCGCGACTGGGACTGGCTGAGCACCGACGTTGCGCCGCCCGTGGCCTCGCTTTCCGGCGTGGTCATCGGAATGGGCTTCCTGCTGCCGATGACCGGCCAGCGGGCCTCCGCACGGTGGCGGGCGCACCGCACCTACCGGCGGCTGGAGCCGCTGTGGCGGGAGCTGCGCGACGCCGTGCCCGGCACGGGAGTGGTCCGCATGCCCCGCTGGTCCCCGCCCGAACTGCTGCTGACCCAGCGCCGCGCCGACATCCACGACGGACTGCTGCTGCTCACGCCGTACTTCGACGCGGACCTCCGGCGCCGCGCGCACGCGACCGCCCTGCGGTACGGGGCGACGCCGCAGGAGGCCGACGCCATCGCCGACGCCGCGGTCACGGTGGTCGCCGTCCAGGCCAAGACCGGCCGCCCGCCACCGTTCCCCGCGGCCGCGCAGGGGGGAGCGCCCCAGCCCTTTGCGCCCGAGCGCCCGTTCGACCTCGTCGAGGTGTCAGGGGCGCTGCGCCACCCCGTCGTTGCAGATCTCCGTCATCGCGCGGACCGGCAAGAAAGCGTCGCCGCCTCATGA